From one Acipenser ruthenus chromosome 21, fAciRut3.2 maternal haplotype, whole genome shotgun sequence genomic stretch:
- the LOC117429499 gene encoding FERM domain-containing protein 5 isoform X2, producing MLSRLMSGSMRTLDREYSCTVRLLDDTEYTCTIQRDAKGHYLFDLICHHLNLLEKDYFGIRFVDPDKQRHWLEFTKSIAKQMKSQPPFTMCFRVKFYPPDPATLKEEITRYLVFLQIKRDLYHGRLLCKTSDAAMLAAHILQAEIGDYDPGKHPEGYSSKFQFFPKHSEKLERRITEVHKTELSGQTPDASEFNFLQKAQMLETYGVDPHPCKDVSGNPAFLAFTPFGFAVLQGNRRIHFLKWNEVTKLKFEGKTFHIYANQREDKKIILTYFAPTPEACKHLWKCGVENQAFYKLEKSSQVRTVSSSNLFFKGSRFRFSGRVAKEVMEQSAKIKREPPEIHRAGLVPSRSCPSITHGPRLSSVPRTRRRAVHISIMEGLESLRDSAHSTPVRSASHGDSFMPRSRSLMTDSSEGAAIISDEVYSPSDSVLPTPVAEHSLELAISRQINGAPCSIEEEKESEAGTPIVREAVEFGPDGKALSSDSAGGAGPGSACEVEQAMVCLQVPRPGRPAH from the exons CGGGATGCAAAGGGACATTACCTGTTTGACCTCATCTGCCATCACCTAAACCTGTTAGAGAAGGATTACTTTGGAATCAGATTTGTGGATCCTGACAAGCAGAGG CATTGGTTGGAGTTTACAAAGTCAATTGCCAAACAAATGAAAT CTCAGCCACCGTTCACCATGTGTTTCCGAGTCAAGTTCTACCCTCCTGACCCAGCTACTCTGAAAGAAGAAATAACCAG ATATTTAGTCTTCCTGCAGATCAAGCGAGATTTATACCACGGTCGCCTGCTGTGCAAGACTTCCGATGCTGCGATGCTAGCCGCCCATATCCTGCAAG CTGAAATCGGGGACTATGACCCTGGGAAGCACCCTGAGGGCTACAGCTCTAAGTTCCAGTTCTTCCCCAAACACTCTGAGAAGCTGGAGAGGAGGATCACGGAGGTTCATAAAACAGAACTGAG CGGGCAGACGCCTGATGCATCAGAGTTCAACTTCCTCCAGAAAGCCCAGATGCTGGAGACGTACGGCGTGGATCCCCATCCCTGTAAG GACGTGTCGGGAAATCCAGCTTTCCTGGCCTTCACTCCTTTTGGATTTGCAGTGTTGCAGGGAAACAGAAGGATCCATTTTCTAAAGTG GAACGAAGTGACGAAGCTGAAGTTTGAAGGGAAGACATTCCATATATATGCAAATCAGAGGGAG GATAAAAAGATCATTTTAACTTACTTTGCACCGACACCTGAAGCCTGCAAGCACCTCTGGAAATGCGGAGTGGAAAACCAGGCCTTCTACAA GCTGGAGAAGTCAAGTCAGGTGCGCACGGTGTCCAGCAGTAACCTGTTCTTTAAGGGAAGTCGGTTCCGATTCAG CGGCAGAGTTGCAAAAGAAGTGATGGAGCAAAGTGCAAAAATCAAACGAGAGCCTCCTGAAATACACAG ggcagggctggtgcccAGTCGGAGCTGCCCCTCTATCACTCACGGGCCTCGGCTCAGCAGCGTCCCCCGAACTCGCAGGAGAGCTGTGCACATCTCAATCATGGAAG GTCTGGAATCGCTGCGTGACAGCGCCCACTCCACCCCGGTGCGCTCGGCTTCGCACGGAGACTCCTTCATGCCCCGCTCCCGGAGCCTCATGACGGACAGCAGCGAAGGGGCGGCTATCATCTCAGACGAGGTCTACAGCCCCTCGGACAGCGTGCTCCCCACGCCCGTGGCCGAACACAGCCTAGAGCTGGCCATCTCGCGGCAGATCAACGGCGCCCCCTGCAGCATTGAGGAGGAGAAGGAGTCCGAGGCCGGCACCCCCATAGTCAGGGAGGCGGTCGAGTTCGGGCCCGATGGCAAAGCCCTGAGCTCGGATAGTGCTGGCGGGGCAGGGCCGGGGTCTGCGTGCGAGGTGGAACAG GCGATGGTTTGCCTGCAGGTTCCGCGCCCTGGCCGGCCTGCTCATTGA
- the LOC117429499 gene encoding FERM domain-containing protein 5 isoform X1, whose amino-acid sequence MLSRLMSGSMRTLDREYSCTVRLLDDTEYTCTIQRDAKGHYLFDLICHHLNLLEKDYFGIRFVDPDKQRHWLEFTKSIAKQMKSQPPFTMCFRVKFYPPDPATLKEEITRYLVFLQIKRDLYHGRLLCKTSDAAMLAAHILQAEIGDYDPGKHPEGYSSKFQFFPKHSEKLERRITEVHKTELSGQTPDASEFNFLQKAQMLETYGVDPHPCKDVSGNPAFLAFTPFGFAVLQGNRRIHFLKWNEVTKLKFEGKTFHIYANQREDKKIILTYFAPTPEACKHLWKCGVENQAFYKLEKSSQVRTVSSSNLFFKGSRFRFSGRVAKEVMEQSAKIKREPPEIHRAGLVPSRSCPSITHGPRLSSVPRTRRRAVHISIMEGLESLRDSAHSTPVRSASHGDSFMPRSRSLMTDSSEGAAIISDEVYSPSDSVLPTPVAEHSLELAISRQINGAPCSIEEEKESEAGTPIVREAVEFGPDGKALSSDSAGGAGPGSACEVEQVNTFVLSVLRLLLVTIGLLFVLLLLLIVLTESDLDVAFLRDIRQTPEFEQFHYEYFCPLRRWFACRFRALAGLLIDT is encoded by the exons CGGGATGCAAAGGGACATTACCTGTTTGACCTCATCTGCCATCACCTAAACCTGTTAGAGAAGGATTACTTTGGAATCAGATTTGTGGATCCTGACAAGCAGAGG CATTGGTTGGAGTTTACAAAGTCAATTGCCAAACAAATGAAAT CTCAGCCACCGTTCACCATGTGTTTCCGAGTCAAGTTCTACCCTCCTGACCCAGCTACTCTGAAAGAAGAAATAACCAG ATATTTAGTCTTCCTGCAGATCAAGCGAGATTTATACCACGGTCGCCTGCTGTGCAAGACTTCCGATGCTGCGATGCTAGCCGCCCATATCCTGCAAG CTGAAATCGGGGACTATGACCCTGGGAAGCACCCTGAGGGCTACAGCTCTAAGTTCCAGTTCTTCCCCAAACACTCTGAGAAGCTGGAGAGGAGGATCACGGAGGTTCATAAAACAGAACTGAG CGGGCAGACGCCTGATGCATCAGAGTTCAACTTCCTCCAGAAAGCCCAGATGCTGGAGACGTACGGCGTGGATCCCCATCCCTGTAAG GACGTGTCGGGAAATCCAGCTTTCCTGGCCTTCACTCCTTTTGGATTTGCAGTGTTGCAGGGAAACAGAAGGATCCATTTTCTAAAGTG GAACGAAGTGACGAAGCTGAAGTTTGAAGGGAAGACATTCCATATATATGCAAATCAGAGGGAG GATAAAAAGATCATTTTAACTTACTTTGCACCGACACCTGAAGCCTGCAAGCACCTCTGGAAATGCGGAGTGGAAAACCAGGCCTTCTACAA GCTGGAGAAGTCAAGTCAGGTGCGCACGGTGTCCAGCAGTAACCTGTTCTTTAAGGGAAGTCGGTTCCGATTCAG CGGCAGAGTTGCAAAAGAAGTGATGGAGCAAAGTGCAAAAATCAAACGAGAGCCTCCTGAAATACACAG ggcagggctggtgcccAGTCGGAGCTGCCCCTCTATCACTCACGGGCCTCGGCTCAGCAGCGTCCCCCGAACTCGCAGGAGAGCTGTGCACATCTCAATCATGGAAG GTCTGGAATCGCTGCGTGACAGCGCCCACTCCACCCCGGTGCGCTCGGCTTCGCACGGAGACTCCTTCATGCCCCGCTCCCGGAGCCTCATGACGGACAGCAGCGAAGGGGCGGCTATCATCTCAGACGAGGTCTACAGCCCCTCGGACAGCGTGCTCCCCACGCCCGTGGCCGAACACAGCCTAGAGCTGGCCATCTCGCGGCAGATCAACGGCGCCCCCTGCAGCATTGAGGAGGAGAAGGAGTCCGAGGCCGGCACCCCCATAGTCAGGGAGGCGGTCGAGTTCGGGCCCGATGGCAAAGCCCTGAGCTCGGATAGTGCTGGCGGGGCAGGGCCGGGGTCTGCGTGCGAGGTGGAACAGGTGAATACGTTTGTTTTAAGTGTCCTCCGTTTACTCCTTGTGACCATTGGACTCCTCTTTGTCTTGCTCCTTCTCCTCATCGTTCTTACCGAGTCTGACCTTGACGTTGCATTTTTACGTGATATTCGGCAGACCCCTGAGTTTGAGCAGTTCCATTACGAATACTTTTGTCCCCTCAGGCGATGGTTTGCCTGCAGGTTCCGCGCCCTGGCCGGCCTGCTCATTGACACGTGA